In uncultured Methanobrevibacter sp., a single genomic region encodes these proteins:
- a CDS encoding sodium-dependent transporter produces MSRHSQWDSSLSFIFAMIGAAVGLGNIWRFSYVLYSNGGGTFFIPYLIAIAIMGIPFLILEYGVGFSFKDSFSNIMRKINPKYEFVAWALVLFVFIVTIYYMVILSWDLIYLLASFTFNWGTDTAAYFVQNVGGSSNLSNAGFLLIPTTVGVLILWVIIWFIANRDVDKGIGKVSKIMIPALFIIMGIIIVYALTLPGAGLGINTLLTPDWGRLADVNIWLAAFAQIIFSLSMGQAIAITYASYLPENSKLIDNVLIVVASNSLFEICTAFGVFSILGYMSVTAGTPMTQLVTEGTGLIFVVFPMIFNIMGPIGRILAPLLFLAILFAGVTSALGFLEPMLNSTAEKLDWSRKRTATVLAIIGCAFSLLLTTGISSYLVGIVDSFVNEFGILILIAVQCIIFAWVYGVDRFLDVLNESSTFTVGKTWTFIIKYLLPIVLIIMWVSGIIKLFSTAKSFEIIIDLIIIASVMAVAYFMTRIKQPEEDS; encoded by the coding sequence ATGTCTAGACATTCACAATGGGATTCGTCATTATCATTTATTTTTGCTATGATTGGAGCCGCTGTCGGATTAGGTAACATTTGGCGTTTCAGCTATGTGCTTTATTCTAATGGTGGAGGAACTTTTTTTATTCCATATCTTATAGCAATAGCTATTATGGGAATTCCTTTTTTAATTTTGGAGTATGGTGTGGGATTTAGCTTCAAGGATTCTTTCTCGAATATAATGCGGAAAATCAATCCGAAATATGAGTTTGTTGCTTGGGCTTTAGTTCTTTTTGTGTTTATAGTAACTATTTATTATATGGTGATTTTAAGCTGGGATTTGATTTACCTTCTGGCCAGTTTTACCTTCAATTGGGGAACTGATACAGCAGCTTACTTTGTTCAAAATGTTGGTGGAAGTTCCAATCTGTCCAACGCAGGATTTTTGCTTATTCCAACAACAGTTGGCGTTTTGATTTTGTGGGTTATAATATGGTTCATAGCAAATAGAGATGTAGATAAGGGCATAGGTAAGGTTTCAAAAATCATGATTCCTGCTTTATTTATAATAATGGGAATTATCATCGTTTATGCGTTGACACTGCCTGGTGCAGGTTTAGGTATCAATACATTGCTTACTCCCGATTGGGGCAGACTTGCAGATGTAAATATATGGCTTGCCGCTTTTGCCCAGATTATTTTCTCACTGAGTATGGGTCAGGCTATTGCAATTACCTATGCAAGCTATCTGCCTGAAAACTCAAAACTGATTGATAATGTTTTGATTGTTGTTGCATCCAACTCTCTGTTTGAAATCTGTACTGCATTCGGAGTATTTTCAATTTTAGGTTACATGTCAGTGACGGCCGGAACTCCGATGACTCAGCTGGTAACTGAAGGTACCGGTTTGATTTTTGTTGTATTTCCAATGATTTTCAATATTATGGGTCCTATTGGTCGTATATTGGCACCATTGCTGTTCCTTGCTATTTTGTTTGCAGGGGTCACTTCAGCACTTGGATTTTTGGAGCCGATGTTGAATTCAACAGCCGAAAAACTTGACTGGTCACGTAAAAGGACCGCAACTGTTCTGGCGATTATTGGTTGTGCATTTTCACTTTTACTGACAACCGGAATCAGCAGTTATCTTGTCGGTATTGTCGATTCGTTTGTAAATGAGTTTGGAATATTGATTTTAATTGCTGTTCAATGTATAATATTTGCATGGGTATATGGTGTTGATCGCTTCTTGGATGTTTTAAACGAATCATCAACATTTACTGTCGGTAAAACATGGACTTTTATTATTAAATATTTATTGCCGATTGTTTTAATCATAATGTGGGTTTCTGGTATTATAAAACTCTTTTCAACTGCCAAATCATTTGAAATTATAATTGATTTGATTATTATTGCTTCAGTTATGGCCGTTGCATATTTCATGACAAGGATTAAACAACCGGAAGAAGATAGTTAA
- a CDS encoding putative glycoside hydrolase — protein MRKLVIFLILALTLVSLSAVSAAENITDVAEADGGDILAEDNSVVDDLNDSEISAKPTTGYESFSTEFTVTLTSNGTALASKPVSININKIDYKRTTDSNGQAKVNVKLAKGTYKATFAFLGDEIYSPSNGTSTITVKDPVKTVFKVADKDINYRQGSKSVFIVRLLTSSGAAVKNQQVTIVANGKSHKAVTDSRGYAQAFLSLKKGTRKVSYSFKANSPYLSSKGYTYIKVKASLPKGNGYWMWGSDMKSVNLKTLKSKGTKHIFLHSYAIDVFGKKTVTSWISNANKYGMKVHIWMQVFYDGKWHVPVGKDGIYKYGYMNKKIELAKSYAKIKGVAGVHLDYVRYAGTAYNYDYSVKAINYFVKKVCVEVRKVQPNCIISASVMPEPGALEYYYGQDVPTMSKYLDVIIPMAYKGNYGKTTSWIQYVTNALVFDSNGAQIWTGLQTYKSESNPKPLSYSQLLKDAQAAKSGGAKGVLLFRMGLTKLLDFNKV, from the coding sequence ATGAGAAAATTAGTAATTTTTTTAATATTGGCGTTAACGCTCGTATCCCTTTCAGCCGTTTCGGCCGCAGAAAACATAACAGATGTGGCTGAAGCGGATGGCGGCGATATTTTAGCGGAAGATAATTCTGTTGTTGATGATTTAAATGACAGTGAAATTTCAGCAAAACCTACGACAGGTTATGAATCATTTTCAACAGAGTTTACAGTGACATTAACATCAAACGGCACTGCTCTTGCATCAAAACCTGTTTCAATAAATATCAATAAAATTGACTATAAAAGGACCACAGATTCTAACGGACAAGCCAAAGTGAATGTAAAGCTTGCCAAAGGAACCTACAAAGCAACTTTCGCCTTTTTAGGAGATGAAATTTATTCTCCTTCAAACGGAACTTCCACAATTACTGTAAAGGATCCTGTTAAAACAGTCTTTAAGGTTGCTGATAAGGACATCAACTACAGACAGGGCTCAAAATCAGTCTTTATTGTCCGTCTTCTTACAAGTTCCGGGGCTGCAGTAAAAAACCAGCAGGTAACTATTGTGGCTAATGGAAAATCTCATAAAGCAGTTACTGACTCAAGAGGATATGCTCAGGCATTTTTAAGTTTAAAAAAAGGTACACGTAAGGTTTCATATTCATTCAAGGCAAACAGTCCTTATCTTTCTTCAAAGGGCTACACTTATATTAAGGTAAAGGCTTCCCTACCGAAAGGCAACGGATACTGGATGTGGGGATCTGACATGAAAAGTGTTAATTTAAAAACACTTAAATCAAAAGGAACCAAACATATTTTCCTTCACTCCTATGCTATAGATGTTTTCGGTAAAAAAACAGTAACATCATGGATCAGCAATGCAAATAAGTATGGAATGAAAGTTCATATTTGGATGCAGGTGTTCTATGACGGAAAATGGCATGTTCCTGTAGGTAAGGACGGCATTTATAAATACGGCTACATGAACAAGAAAATTGAACTGGCTAAAAGTTATGCGAAAATTAAGGGTGTTGCCGGAGTTCATCTGGATTATGTAAGATATGCCGGAACAGCTTACAATTATGATTATTCCGTAAAGGCCATCAACTACTTTGTCAAAAAGGTCTGTGTGGAAGTAAGAAAGGTTCAGCCGAACTGCATTATTTCAGCATCAGTAATGCCTGAACCGGGCGCACTTGAATACTATTACGGTCAGGATGTTCCTACAATGAGCAAATACCTTGATGTCATTATTCCGATGGCTTATAAAGGAAATTACGGTAAAACAACCTCATGGATTCAATACGTTACAAATGCCTTGGTATTTGATTCCAATGGTGCCCAGATATGGACAGGTCTTCAGACATATAAGTCTGAAAGCAATCCTAAACCTCTGTCATATTCTCAGCTTTTAAAAGATGCTCAGGCTGCTAAAAGCGGAGGAGCAAAAGGTGTTTTATTGTTCAGGATGGGACTTACAAAATTATTAGATTTCAATAAGGTTTAA
- a CDS encoding 30S ribosomal protein S19e, with the protein MTTVFDVPADLLIKKVAEEFKNNEKINSPAWSNFVKTGVHKERKPEDKDWWYTRTASIIRRVYMDGPVGVMSLRTFYGGKKDRGVRPEVFRKGSGSIIRTALHQLEDAGYVEKVEGGRVVSPAGRSFLDKISAEIIKDIPELEKY; encoded by the coding sequence ATGACTACTGTATTTGATGTACCTGCAGATTTATTAATTAAAAAAGTCGCAGAAGAATTTAAAAATAACGAAAAAATCAATTCCCCTGCATGGTCCAATTTTGTTAAAACCGGTGTTCACAAAGAAAGAAAACCTGAAGACAAAGATTGGTGGTATACCAGAACTGCTTCTATCATCAGAAGAGTTTACATGGATGGTCCTGTAGGAGTTATGAGTTTAAGAACTTTTTACGGTGGTAAAAAAGACCGTGGTGTACGTCCTGAAGTGTTCAGAAAAGGAAGCGGATCCATTATCAGAACCGCACTTCACCAGTTAGAAGACGCAGGATATGTAGAAAAAGTTGAAGGTGGAAGAGTTGTCTCCCCAGCAGGAAGATCATTCTTAGATAAAATTTCTGCTGAAATCATTAAAGATATTCCTGAACTTGAAAAATATTAA
- a CDS encoding DNA-binding protein yields MSDLDEIRQKRMAELQAQQAAMQNQAQQQAAAQAQQQEAQAQFEAQKKQILAQILTPEARNRLGNLRLTKPEMVNQIELQLIQSAQAGSLRGKVTDEQLKVLLRNIAGQKREIKITRK; encoded by the coding sequence ATGAGCGATTTAGATGAAATTCGTCAAAAAAGAATGGCTGAATTACAAGCTCAACAAGCTGCTATGCAAAATCAGGCACAGCAACAGGCTGCTGCTCAAGCTCAACAGCAAGAAGCACAGGCACAATTTGAAGCTCAGAAAAAACAAATCTTAGCACAAATTTTGACTCCTGAAGCTCGTAATAGGCTAGGAAATCTTAGATTAACCAAACCTGAAATGGTAAATCAGATTGAACTTCAATTGATTCAATCCGCTCAGGCAGGAAGTTTAAGAGGAAAAGTTACTGACGAGCAGTTGAAAGTTTTATTACGCAACATTGCGGGTCAGAAAAGAGAAATTAAAATTACAAGGAAATAA
- a CDS encoding DUF4258 domain-containing protein — MNVFDKFLMGDTSDINWCFENRHFIERLDENGISRKYIVDCLLNEEPVSWEHVEREKYAAVFKAPPSKDYKEIRVLMACSGNSIDLITVMRNNETTTNRQNKQYQSEKKKNIEKKRLKALSKRKW, encoded by the coding sequence ATGAATGTTTTTGACAAATTTTTAATGGGAGACACATCAGACATAAACTGGTGTTTTGAAAACAGGCACTTTATTGAACGACTCGACGAAAATGGAATTTCAAGGAAATACATTGTCGATTGTCTTTTAAATGAAGAACCCGTCAGCTGGGAGCATGTTGAAAGGGAAAAGTATGCTGCAGTATTTAAGGCACCACCTTCAAAGGACTATAAGGAAATCAGAGTACTCATGGCCTGCAGCGGCAACTCAATTGATCTTATTACCGTTATGAGAAACAACGAAACAACAACTAATCGCCAGAATAAGCAGTACCAATCAGAAAAAAAGAAAAATATAGAAAAAAAGCGTTTAAAAGCCTTATCAAAAAGAAAATGGTAA
- a CDS encoding 50S ribosomal protein L39e: MSRNKPLAKKLRMAKANKQNRRIPIWAYAKTNRKLRYRPKPRHWRRNSLKL, translated from the coding sequence ATGAGTAGAAATAAACCATTAGCTAAAAAATTAAGAATGGCAAAAGCAAATAAACAAAACAGGAGAATTCCAATCTGGGCTTATGCTAAAACTAACCGTAAACTTAGATACAGACCAAAACCTAGACATTGGAGAAGAAACAGTCTTAAATTATAA
- a CDS encoding translation initiation factor IF-6, protein MLKRVDIVGNPNIGVFILATDDVAIVPYNLIDEKAEIIKETLEVDIVKSSVSGSNLIGSLAVANSNGIVVSPHVLDREVKQFEDLGLKVATIPGHYTAVGNIIAANDSGAIVSPFLTEEAQNIIADTLDVDVEARSIAGTDIIGSLIKVTNKGFLITKNATSSEVNFAHKVFGVEGDIGTVGKGISLVGACSIANVNGAIVAKDSTGPEMARVEEALGFLDDNF, encoded by the coding sequence ATGTTGAAAAGAGTTGATATTGTAGGAAATCCGAATATAGGAGTTTTTATTCTTGCAACTGATGATGTAGCTATTGTTCCTTATAATCTCATAGATGAAAAAGCTGAAATTATTAAGGAAACATTGGAAGTTGATATTGTAAAATCTTCTGTTTCAGGCAGTAATCTTATCGGATCTTTAGCTGTAGCTAATTCAAACGGTATCGTTGTTTCCCCACACGTTCTTGACAGAGAAGTTAAACAGTTTGAAGATTTGGGATTGAAAGTTGCTACCATTCCGGGTCATTACACTGCTGTTGGAAATATCATTGCGGCAAATGACTCAGGTGCAATTGTAAGTCCGTTTTTAACAGAAGAGGCACAGAATATTATCGCCGATACATTGGACGTTGATGTAGAGGCACGTTCCATTGCAGGAACTGATATCATTGGTTCTTTAATCAAAGTTACAAACAAAGGATTTTTAATAACCAAAAATGCCACTTCCTCAGAAGTTAACTTCGCTCATAAAGTATTTGGTGTTGAAGGAGATATTGGTACTGTTGGTAAAGGTATTTCTTTAGTAGGAGCCTGTTCCATTGCAAATGTCAATGGAGCAATTGTAGCTAAAGACAGTACTGGTCCTGAAATGGCTAGAGTTGAAGAAGCATTAGGCTTTTTGGATGATAATTTTTAA
- a CDS encoding putative glycoside hydrolase, whose protein sequence is MIIAVLLCLGAVSANDLNQTDNIQAADDENSQIVSAENDADKLQSENSDNLQASAKSTTKKITANSRTTVTEVFTLNSTYCIQILDDKGKGISKKPVQITFNKKVTNLTTNRNGYIFYELGDTKGTYKLSYLFKVDGYTKTSGSKIITIVGDTVSKIKGSNYIAYKGVKNPYMVTLTVDGIPVPNKQVVFNFKGKTYKKTTNSKGQAFLNINCGKGTYAIKYKFYSIKNAHYASGTSKISVRQGMPTNIIKQTDRVYIHKTADVFKIKHVDARNNPIAGKIIVFKLNGKVYKVKTDKNGMASINIKLNQGKYSLKVAAYYAAKTYKKSVKTFTIKVKSSGPVNNGFWLFGADMYNVDLKTMAKYGVNQIFLNFYAVELHGKSAVASFATQAKKLGIKVHIWMQAFYSGGNWISPVNDDGSYKYSYFNSVIKEAKSYAQIDGVAGIHFDYLRFPGTAYKHSNGVEAINYFTKKVCNELHALNPKLLVTAAVMPEVSSNVYYYGQDIPTLTKYLDAIVPMIYKGNYGQTTSWIKSVTSTLVSQSNGAQVWTGLQGYRSDSNVNKLPASELKNDAVNAGYGGADGIIVFRYSLFNLFDFDTL, encoded by the coding sequence ATGATTATAGCTGTACTTTTATGTTTGGGTGCAGTCAGTGCAAATGATTTAAACCAGACGGATAATATTCAAGCTGCGGATGATGAGAATTCTCAAATTGTAAGTGCAGAAAATGATGCTGATAAGCTTCAATCAGAAAATTCAGACAATTTGCAGGCATCCGCCAAATCTACTACCAAAAAAATAACTGCAAATTCAAGAACTACAGTTACTGAGGTATTCACTTTAAATTCTACATATTGTATTCAGATTTTGGATGATAAAGGAAAAGGAATTTCCAAAAAGCCTGTTCAGATTACTTTCAATAAGAAAGTTACCAATCTGACAACAAACCGCAACGGATATATCTTTTATGAACTTGGTGATACCAAAGGAACATACAAATTGAGCTATCTTTTTAAGGTTGACGGATATACAAAAACATCCGGTTCTAAAATAATAACCATTGTTGGGGATACCGTCTCAAAAATCAAGGGTTCAAACTATATTGCATATAAAGGTGTAAAAAATCCTTATATGGTCACCTTAACTGTTGACGGAATACCTGTTCCAAATAAACAGGTAGTTTTTAATTTCAAGGGCAAAACCTATAAAAAGACCACCAATTCCAAAGGTCAGGCATTTTTAAATATCAACTGTGGCAAGGGAACATATGCAATAAAATACAAGTTTTATTCTATCAAGAATGCCCATTATGCAAGCGGCACATCCAAGATATCTGTCAGGCAGGGAATGCCTACAAACATCATAAAACAGACTGATAGAGTCTATATTCATAAGACTGCTGATGTATTTAAAATTAAACATGTGGATGCTCGAAATAATCCTATAGCTGGCAAAATAATTGTGTTCAAGCTTAACGGAAAAGTCTACAAAGTTAAAACAGACAAAAATGGTATGGCTTCAATCAATATTAAGTTAAATCAGGGAAAATATTCTCTTAAGGTAGCCGCATACTATGCTGCTAAAACCTATAAAAAATCTGTAAAGACATTTACCATAAAGGTAAAATCCAGCGGACCAGTCAACAACGGTTTCTGGCTCTTTGGTGCAGACATGTATAATGTTGACTTGAAAACTATGGCAAAATATGGAGTAAATCAGATATTCTTAAACTTCTATGCTGTTGAACTTCATGGAAAAAGTGCTGTGGCCAGCTTTGCAACACAGGCTAAGAAACTGGGAATCAAGGTTCATATATGGATGCAGGCCTTCTATTCAGGAGGAAACTGGATTTCTCCGGTAAATGATGACGGATCATACAAATACAGTTATTTCAACTCTGTTATTAAGGAAGCAAAAAGCTATGCTCAAATAGACGGCGTTGCAGGAATTCACTTTGACTACTTGAGATTCCCTGGAACTGCATATAAGCATTCCAACGGTGTTGAAGCTATCAATTACTTTACAAAGAAAGTCTGCAATGAGTTGCACGCTCTCAATCCAAAGCTTCTGGTTACTGCAGCGGTCATGCCGGAAGTGTCTTCAAATGTGTATTATTATGGTCAGGACATTCCTACATTAACCAAATACCTTGATGCTATTGTTCCTATGATATATAAGGGAAATTACGGTCAGACAACTTCATGGATTAAATCAGTGACCTCAACATTGGTATCCCAGTCAAATGGAGCACAGGTATGGACAGGTCTTCAGGGCTATAGATCTGACAGCAATGTCAATAAATTGCCTGCTTCCGAGCTTAAAAACGATGCTGTCAATGCAGGATATGGCGGAGCTGACGGTATAATAGTATTCAGATATTCATTATTCAATTTATTTGACTTTGATACTCTTTAA
- a CDS encoding ribonuclease P protein component 4 has product MSRGKRPKWMINIAIERMNILFERAEMEFITHPERSDRYVELALKLSTKYNIKVPEKWSRRYCRKCKCFLYPGHNCTVRLVDSQVNIFCGECGHVMKIPYHKEKKLKRRAKYESRKERTDE; this is encoded by the coding sequence TTGAGTAGAGGAAAACGACCAAAGTGGATGATTAATATAGCGATTGAAAGAATGAATATTCTTTTTGAGCGTGCTGAGATGGAATTCATCACCCATCCAGAGAGATCCGATCGCTACGTTGAACTTGCTTTGAAATTATCCACAAAATACAATATCAAAGTGCCTGAGAAATGGTCCAGAAGGTATTGTAGGAAATGCAAGTGTTTCCTTTATCCTGGCCATAACTGCACCGTCCGGCTGGTTGACTCACAGGTCAACATTTTTTGTGGTGAGTGTGGTCATGTAATGAAAATTCCTTATCACAAGGAGAAAAAATTAAAGAGGAGAGCTAAATATGAGTCACGAAAAGAAAGAACTGATGAATAG
- a CDS encoding YhbY family RNA-binding protein, producing the protein MSHEKKELMNRALNAMTINIGKSGVNDNVIEEIKRQLKANEIVKLKFAKNIARNKDDYIDEIVSKTRARLVDVRGHVAVIYKKKP; encoded by the coding sequence ATGAGTCACGAAAAGAAAGAACTGATGAATAGAGCTCTTAATGCGATGACAATCAACATTGGTAAAAGCGGTGTTAATGATAATGTTATTGAAGAGATTAAACGCCAGCTTAAAGCTAATGAAATTGTTAAACTTAAATTTGCAAAGAATATCGCTAGAAATAAAGATGATTACATAGATGAAATAGTCTCTAAAACAAGAGCACGTCTCGTTGATGTTAGAGGCCACGTTGCGGTAATCTATAAGAAAAAGCCTTAA
- the ftsY gene encoding signal recognition particle-docking protein FtsY, which produces MEEAEVAAEEVLDEEVEVAAEDAFDEEAEIDDDETSDEVTEEVEVAGEETSDEEVEEVKEEKKSRFWSFGRKSSDDDAEEDVEDDVEEDEEAEEVKEEKKSHFWSRNKDKDDDVEENDSEEVEEDEEEKKSHFWSRNKNKDDISADGEASGGIFSFVREKTIQEKHVEDILFELEMELLQGDVAMEVATEVVDGVKNNLVGKKVKRSNDITELTYNALKDTVADIIDIPGKSMTEMIEEKKAQGEPLVVMFVGINGTGKTTTIGKLANYYLKKGYTPVIAASDTFRAGAIEQVTYHADNVGVKIIKHKKGSDPAAVAYDAVEHARAQGKELVLIDTAGRMQTNTNLMDEMKKIKRVSNPDLVIFVGDALTGNDATEQAKKFNDAIDIDGVILTKADADSKGGASLSIGYVIKKPIMFLGVGQGYDDIKEYDADWMLNQLFSEDEALEAE; this is translated from the coding sequence GTGGAAGAAGCCGAAGTTGCTGCTGAAGAAGTTTTAGATGAGGAAGTTGAAGTTGCTGCTGAAGATGCTTTCGATGAGGAAGCTGAAATTGATGATGATGAGACTTCTGATGAGGTTACAGAAGAAGTTGAGGTTGCCGGTGAAGAAACTTCTGATGAAGAAGTTGAAGAAGTTAAAGAAGAGAAAAAATCCCGCTTCTGGAGTTTCGGCAGAAAATCTTCAGATGATGATGCTGAAGAGGACGTTGAGGATGATGTAGAAGAAGATGAAGAAGCAGAAGAGGTCAAAGAAGAGAAAAAATCTCACTTCTGGAGCAGGAACAAAGATAAAGATGATGATGTAGAAGAAAATGACTCTGAAGAAGTTGAAGAGGATGAAGAAGAGAAAAAATCTCACTTCTGGAGCAGAAATAAGAATAAGGACGATATTTCTGCTGACGGCGAAGCTTCTGGAGGAATATTCTCCTTTGTTCGTGAAAAAACCATTCAGGAAAAACACGTCGAAGACATTCTCTTTGAACTTGAAATGGAACTTCTCCAAGGGGATGTAGCTATGGAAGTAGCTACAGAAGTTGTAGACGGTGTTAAAAATAACCTTGTCGGTAAGAAAGTAAAAAGAAGCAATGACATTACAGAATTAACATACAATGCTTTAAAAGATACCGTTGCAGATATCATTGACATTCCGGGCAAATCAATGACAGAAATGATTGAAGAGAAAAAGGCCCAAGGCGAACCTCTTGTTGTAATGTTTGTCGGAATCAACGGAACCGGGAAAACAACCACAATCGGAAAATTGGCTAATTACTATCTTAAAAAAGGTTACACTCCTGTAATTGCAGCTTCCGATACATTCAGGGCAGGTGCTATTGAACAGGTAACTTATCACGCTGATAATGTTGGTGTAAAAATCATCAAGCACAAAAAAGGATCTGACCCTGCTGCGGTTGCATATGATGCTGTCGAGCATGCAAGAGCTCAAGGAAAAGAACTTGTGTTAATAGATACTGCAGGTAGAATGCAGACTAATACCAACCTTATGGATGAAATGAAAAAGATTAAGAGAGTTTCAAATCCTGATTTGGTGATATTCGTTGGTGATGCTTTAACCGGTAATGATGCAACAGAACAGGCTAAAAAGTTCAATGATGCTATTGACATTGACGGAGTAATTTTAACTAAAGCTGACGCTGACAGTAAGGGAGGAGCATCTTTATCCATTGGTTATGTCATCAAAAAGCCTATCATGTTTTTAGGTGTCGGCCAAGGATATGATGATATTAAAGAATATGATGCAGATTGGATGTTAAACCAATTATTCTCCGAAGATGAGGCATTGGAGGCAGAATAA
- the rpl18a gene encoding 50S ribosomal protein L18Ae, with amino-acid sequence MITKIYRVKGTFVMGDEYHEFTKEYKATCEADIEQKIYDRFGSKHGINRNQISIKSIEEIAPEDVEDPIVKEIL; translated from the coding sequence ATGATAACAAAAATTTACAGAGTTAAAGGTACTTTTGTAATGGGTGATGAATACCATGAATTCACTAAAGAATACAAAGCTACTTGTGAAGCTGACATAGAACAAAAAATCTATGACCGTTTCGGCAGTAAACATGGTATTAACAGGAACCAGATTTCTATCAAATCCATTGAAGAAATTGCTCCTGAAGATGTCGAAGACCCTATTGTAAAAGAAATTTTATAG
- the pfdA gene encoding prefoldin subunit alpha has translation MEDQQRLNSLLNEINAYRQQAELIQQQIDMIQTSIAEVDALFSTLEDIEGKESVEAFVPVGAGSFIKGEIKSTDEIIVSIGSGIAIKKDAEGAREILTGQKEDLKDSLDKMLANLQQCTDIVGSLQAQAEQIAAAAQGNMTQMG, from the coding sequence ATGGAAGATCAGCAAAGATTAAACAGTCTTCTTAATGAAATTAACGCATACAGACAACAAGCTGAATTAATTCAACAACAGATTGACATGATTCAGACTTCCATTGCTGAAGTTGACGCATTATTTTCAACTTTAGAAGATATTGAAGGAAAAGAATCTGTTGAAGCTTTTGTTCCTGTAGGTGCTGGTTCTTTCATTAAAGGAGAAATTAAAAGTACTGACGAAATTATTGTAAGTATCGGTTCCGGCATCGCTATTAAAAAGGATGCTGAAGGAGCTCGTGAAATTCTCACAGGTCAGAAAGAAGATTTAAAAGACAGTTTGGATAAAATGCTTGCTAACTTACAGCAATGCACAGACATTGTCGGATCTCTTCAGGCTCAGGCTGAGCAAATTGCAGCTGCAGCTCAGGGCAACATGACCCAGATGGGATAG
- a CDS encoding 50S ribosomal protein L31e codes for MERVYTIPLRNVKNVKRTIRAPRAIREVKNFLTKHMKAEEVKIDESINHAIWERGIQKIPSKITVKAVKDDDGVVKATLAE; via the coding sequence ATGGAAAGAGTTTACACAATTCCACTTAGAAATGTAAAAAATGTCAAAAGGACTATCAGAGCTCCTAGAGCTATTAGAGAAGTTAAAAACTTCTTGACCAAACACATGAAAGCTGAAGAAGTTAAAATTGATGAATCTATCAATCATGCTATTTGGGAAAGAGGTATTCAAAAAATACCTTCTAAAATCACTGTTAAAGCAGTTAAAGATGATGATGGTGTAGTGAAAGCTACTTTAGCAGAATAG